In Pengzhenrongella sicca, a single genomic region encodes these proteins:
- the murG gene encoding undecaprenyldiphospho-muramoylpentapeptide beta-N-acetylglucosaminyltransferase, with protein MSAATPGSPGSVLLAGGGTAGHVNPLLAVAEELARRDPSTRLTVLGTATGLEAELVPARGLPLALVPRVPLPRRPTLDWFRLPGRLTAAVRAAGAAIDAADARVVVGFGGYVSTPAYLAARQRRIPVVVHEANARPGLANRLGARWAAAVAVTFPGTPLPHAQLTGMPLRAAVADLVGKQATDPGGTRGAALAALGLEPGRPVVVVTGGSLGAVRLNAAMAAVGADLVAAGAQVLHLTGAGKAEAVRAVVGELPPALRPRYHVREYLPEMERAYAVAAIVVCRSGAATVCELAALGLPAVYVPLPIGNGEQRLNAAPVVAAGGGLLVDDADLTPAWLRAHLLPLLGPDPSELAAMGAAAATVGVRDGASRVADLVERASRAVQ; from the coding sequence GTGAGCGCCGCCACCCCCGGGTCGCCGGGCTCCGTGCTGCTCGCCGGCGGCGGGACCGCCGGCCACGTCAACCCGCTGCTGGCCGTCGCAGAGGAGCTCGCGCGCCGCGACCCCTCGACCCGGCTCACCGTGCTCGGCACCGCGACGGGGCTCGAGGCCGAGCTTGTGCCCGCGCGCGGGCTCCCGCTCGCGCTCGTCCCGCGCGTGCCCCTGCCGCGGCGTCCGACGCTCGACTGGTTCCGGCTGCCCGGCCGGCTCACGGCGGCGGTCCGGGCCGCCGGCGCGGCGATCGACGCCGCCGACGCGCGCGTCGTCGTCGGCTTCGGCGGGTACGTCTCGACGCCCGCCTACCTCGCCGCGCGCCAGCGGCGGATCCCCGTCGTCGTGCACGAGGCGAACGCGCGGCCCGGGCTCGCGAACCGCCTCGGTGCGCGCTGGGCCGCCGCGGTCGCCGTGACGTTCCCGGGCACCCCGCTCCCGCACGCCCAGCTCACCGGGATGCCGCTGCGCGCCGCCGTCGCCGATCTCGTCGGCAAGCAGGCCACCGACCCGGGCGGGACCCGGGGGGCCGCGCTCGCGGCGCTCGGGCTCGAGCCGGGACGACCCGTGGTCGTGGTGACCGGCGGGAGCCTCGGCGCCGTCCGGCTCAATGCCGCGATGGCGGCGGTCGGCGCGGACCTCGTCGCCGCGGGCGCGCAGGTGCTGCACCTGACCGGGGCGGGCAAGGCCGAGGCGGTGCGCGCCGTCGTCGGCGAGCTGCCCCCCGCGCTGCGCCCCCGCTACCACGTGCGCGAGTACCTGCCCGAGATGGAGCGGGCCTACGCCGTCGCCGCGATCGTCGTGTGCCGGTCCGGCGCCGCGACCGTGTGCGAGCTCGCGGCGCTCGGCCTGCCCGCCGTCTACGTGCCCCTGCCGATCGGCAACGGCGAGCAGCGCCTCAACGCGGCGCCCGTCGTGGCCGCCGGCGGCGGCCTCCTGGTCGACGACGCCGACCTCACGCCTGCGTGGCTGCGCGCCCACCTCCTGCCCCTGCTCGGCCCGGACCCGAGCGAGCTCGCGGCCATGGGCGCGGCGGCGGCGACGGTCGGGGTGCGCGACGGCGCGTCCCGGGTCGCCGATCTCGTCGAGCGCGCGAGCCGGGCCGTTCAGTGA